Proteins co-encoded in one Cupriavidus taiwanensis genomic window:
- a CDS encoding acyclic terpene utilization AtuA family protein, with product MTAPLLIGSGAGFSGDRTDAALPVVRTLIAAAQPAALIFETLAERTLALAQLARRNDPAQGYEPLLDALLAPVLGLCLQHRIAIVGNFGAANPRAAARRVLQLAGELGLAAPRVAVVEGDDLSDEAGRARLHGILGEAFDAERFVCANAYIGAQGIADALAAGAQVVVCGRVADPALALGPAMAHFGWAWDDWDRLAAATMAGHLLECGAQVTGGYFADPGRKEVPDVHALGFPIARLDADGCIEIFKAADTGGCVDLRTVKEQLLYEVHDPCAYLTPDVVADIGAVTVAQLGPDRVSVRNVRGHPRPAQLKANVFSHGGWLAEGEISYAGPNAAARARLAADILRRRMRMLGHDAPLRFDLIGVLSVLADDAGAMLAQPQPHEAQAQDVRLRAALAHDDLTVAQALQREVNALYTCGPAGGGGVRTAQRARLNAVSCLVPRAAVTPTHTFID from the coding sequence ATGACTGCTCCCTTGCTGATCGGCTCCGGCGCCGGCTTCTCCGGCGACCGTACCGATGCCGCGCTGCCGGTGGTGCGCACCCTGATCGCCGCGGCGCAGCCGGCGGCACTGATCTTCGAGACCCTGGCCGAGCGCACGCTGGCGCTGGCGCAGCTGGCGCGGCGCAACGATCCCGCGCAGGGCTACGAGCCGCTGCTCGATGCGCTGCTGGCGCCGGTGCTCGGGCTGTGCCTGCAGCACCGCATTGCCATCGTCGGCAATTTCGGCGCGGCCAATCCGCGCGCGGCGGCGCGGCGCGTGCTGCAACTGGCCGGCGAACTGGGCCTGGCCGCGCCGCGCGTGGCGGTGGTGGAGGGCGATGACCTGTCCGACGAGGCCGGGCGCGCGCGCCTGCACGGCATCCTGGGCGAGGCCTTCGACGCCGAACGCTTTGTCTGCGCCAACGCCTATATCGGCGCGCAAGGCATTGCCGACGCGCTCGCCGCCGGAGCCCAGGTGGTGGTGTGCGGGCGCGTGGCGGACCCGGCGCTGGCGCTGGGGCCGGCGATGGCGCACTTCGGCTGGGCCTGGGACGACTGGGACCGGCTTGCCGCCGCCACCATGGCCGGGCACCTGCTCGAATGCGGGGCGCAGGTCACCGGCGGCTATTTTGCCGACCCGGGCCGCAAGGAGGTGCCGGACGTGCACGCGCTGGGTTTTCCGATCGCGCGGCTCGATGCCGACGGCTGCATCGAGATTTTCAAGGCCGCCGATACCGGCGGCTGCGTCGACCTGCGCACGGTCAAGGAGCAGCTGCTGTACGAGGTCCACGACCCGTGCGCCTACCTGACGCCGGACGTGGTGGCCGACATCGGCGCCGTCACCGTGGCGCAGCTGGGCCCGGACCGCGTGTCCGTGCGCAACGTGCGCGGCCACCCGCGCCCGGCGCAGCTCAAGGCCAATGTGTTCAGCCACGGCGGCTGGCTGGCCGAGGGCGAGATCTCCTACGCCGGCCCCAACGCCGCGGCGCGCGCGCGGCTGGCCGCCGACATCCTGCGCCGGCGCATGCGGATGCTGGGCCACGACGCGCCGCTGCGCTTCGACCTGATCGGCGTGCTCAGCGTGCTCGCCGACGATGCCGGCGCCATGCTCGCGCAGCCCCAGCCGCACGAGGCGCAGGCGCAGGATGTGCGCCTGCGCGCCGCGCTGGCGCATGACGACCTGACCGTGGCACAGGCGCTGCAGCGCGAGGTCAATGCGCTCTATACCTGCGGCCCTGCCGGCGGCGGCGGCGTGCGCACGGCGCAGCGCGCACGGCTGAACGCGGTGTCGTGCCTGGTGCCGCGCGCCGCGGTCACGCCCACCCACACCTTCATCGACTAG
- a CDS encoding LysR family transcriptional regulator produces the protein MNLSVKHLRAFVALATYRNFTRAARACHLSQSAFSALVQTLEEQAGSRLFERTTRHVELSTDGVRFEQTARRLLADFETAFEDLRAHAERRKGRVSIAALPSLAGGDLPPLLAQFRACYPGIVLELFDQLADGCIELVRQGRADFALAPAPAQDDDLRVEPLVRDTFHLVCPADHALARKRRITPEMLAGLPFIQLSRTTSVRQHLDAALHPLRLASVMEVEHLATVAALVQAGLGISAVPSLALFQFRREGLAIRPLQLPSLVRDICLVRLKDRGDSAAAAAMIEALQAFYRGGKPPARR, from the coding sequence ATGAACCTGTCGGTCAAGCACCTGCGCGCCTTCGTGGCGCTGGCGACCTACCGCAATTTCACGCGCGCGGCGCGGGCCTGCCACCTGTCGCAGTCGGCCTTCAGCGCGCTGGTGCAGACGCTGGAAGAGCAGGCCGGCAGCCGGCTGTTCGAACGCACCACGCGGCATGTGGAGCTGAGCACGGACGGCGTGCGCTTCGAGCAGACCGCGCGCCGGCTGCTGGCCGATTTCGAGACCGCGTTCGAAGATTTGCGCGCGCACGCGGAGCGGCGCAAGGGCCGGGTCTCGATCGCGGCGCTGCCCTCGCTCGCCGGCGGCGACCTGCCGCCGCTGCTGGCGCAGTTTCGCGCGTGCTATCCGGGCATCGTGCTGGAACTGTTCGACCAGCTTGCCGATGGCTGCATCGAGCTGGTGCGGCAGGGCCGCGCCGACTTTGCGCTGGCACCGGCGCCGGCGCAGGACGATGACCTGCGCGTCGAGCCGCTGGTGCGCGACACCTTCCACCTGGTGTGCCCGGCGGACCATGCGCTGGCGCGCAAGCGGCGCATTACGCCGGAGATGCTGGCGGGGCTGCCGTTCATCCAGCTGTCGCGCACGACCAGCGTGCGCCAGCACCTGGACGCCGCGCTGCATCCGCTGCGCCTGGCCAGCGTGATGGAGGTGGAGCACCTGGCTACCGTGGCGGCGCTGGTGCAGGCGGGGCTGGGCATCAGCGCGGTGCCGTCACTGGCGCTGTTCCAGTTCCGGCGCGAAGGGCTGGCGATCCGGCCGCTGCAGCTGCCGTCGCTGGTGCGCGATATCTGCCTGGTGCGGCTGAAAGACCGCGGCGATTCGGCCGCCGCCGCCGCGATGATCGAGGCGCTGCAGGCGTTCTACCGCGGCGGCAAGCCCCCCGCGCGGCGCTGA
- a CDS encoding Bug family tripartite tricarboxylate transporter substrate binding protein, translating into MHPFFKPVAVAALALILPAGQAWAEFPDKPIRFVVPFAAGSATDQLARAIGQAITVDSKVTVVVDNKPGANGFIAASDVAKAAPDGYTVLISTNTTHAANEHLFKKLPYDPVKDYAPITALGRGGQIMVVNPQVPARTVGEFIALARQQPGKLSFGSGSSSSRIAGELFQQMAQVQLLHVPYKSNPLAITDLLGNQIQMMITDTATGLPQVKSGKLRALGVSGKARSPLAPEVPTIDEAGVKGYEMSYWFAAYAPAGTPQPVVAKLNAMMVKAARSETAAGFYKSTGTEVFTSTPAELAKFQSQESGKWGRIIKAANIQPE; encoded by the coding sequence ATGCATCCGTTCTTCAAGCCAGTGGCCGTTGCCGCGCTCGCGCTGATCCTGCCCGCGGGCCAGGCCTGGGCCGAGTTTCCCGACAAGCCGATCCGCTTCGTGGTGCCGTTTGCCGCCGGCAGCGCCACCGACCAGCTTGCGCGCGCGATTGGCCAGGCCATCACGGTGGACAGCAAGGTCACCGTGGTGGTCGACAACAAGCCCGGCGCCAACGGCTTCATCGCCGCGTCCGACGTGGCCAAGGCGGCGCCGGACGGCTACACCGTGCTGATCAGCACCAACACCACGCATGCGGCCAACGAGCACCTCTTCAAGAAGCTGCCCTACGACCCGGTCAAGGACTACGCGCCGATCACGGCGCTGGGACGCGGCGGCCAGATCATGGTGGTGAACCCGCAGGTGCCGGCCAGGACCGTGGGCGAGTTCATCGCGCTGGCGCGGCAGCAGCCGGGCAAGCTCAGCTTTGGCAGCGGCAGCTCGTCGTCGCGCATTGCCGGCGAGCTGTTCCAGCAGATGGCGCAGGTGCAGCTGCTGCACGTGCCGTACAAGAGCAATCCGCTCGCCATCACCGACCTGCTCGGCAACCAGATCCAGATGATGATCACCGACACCGCCACCGGCCTGCCGCAGGTCAAGAGCGGCAAGCTGCGCGCGCTGGGCGTGTCGGGCAAGGCGCGCTCGCCGCTGGCGCCGGAAGTGCCGACCATCGATGAAGCCGGCGTCAAGGGCTACGAGATGAGCTACTGGTTCGCCGCCTACGCGCCGGCGGGTACGCCGCAGCCGGTGGTGGCCAAACTCAACGCGATGATGGTGAAGGCCGCGCGCAGCGAGACCGCCGCCGGCTTCTACAAGTCCACCGGCACCGAGGTCTTCACCAGCACGCCCGCGGAGCTGGCGAAGTTCCAGTCGCAGGAGTCCGGCAAGTGGGGCCGCATCATCAAGGCGGCGAATATCCAGCCGGAGTGA
- a CDS encoding AtuA-related protein: MSATAALYQFAHGRTGDKGDRSNISVIAYDPRDFDHLVAHVTEDAVRALFRERRPAAVTRYLVPSLHAMNFVLDGVLDGGVNDALNLDTHGKALSFRLLQLEIPLPPRLAPGAPDQP, from the coding sequence ATGTCCGCTACCGCCGCGCTCTACCAGTTCGCCCATGGCCGCACCGGCGACAAGGGCGACCGTTCCAACATCAGCGTGATCGCCTATGACCCGCGCGACTTCGACCACCTGGTCGCGCACGTGACCGAAGACGCGGTGCGTGCGCTGTTTCGCGAGCGCCGGCCGGCGGCGGTCACGCGCTACCTGGTGCCGTCGCTGCACGCGATGAACTTCGTCCTCGACGGCGTGCTCGATGGCGGCGTCAACGATGCGCTCAATCTGGACACCCACGGCAAGGCGCTGTCGTTCCGCCTGCTGCAGCTCGAGATCCCGCTGCCGCCGCGGCTCGCGCCGGGGGCGCCGGACCAGCCCTGA